A section of the Deltaproteobacteria bacterium genome encodes:
- a CDS encoding phenylacetate--CoA ligase family protein, protein MYERIARSYVDLLQRARGWDYRPMLETLERLDAAPPEAIEEYRRTRLRELLEHCGRNVPFWRREFARIGFDPTRLRDVSDLAPLPIVNKRVLRASYGDFLDERGAGAWDDWVTSGATGEPFAFRLDRQSIAANTFAALARGRRWWGFDYGEREAMIWSGVRDVTGALQGSIVALRRRVSWRIKNIVLIDIYSLGDEAIARAYRRLLRFQPRLIRAISSGLFRFCEGLERQGLDGTRLGVRGAIFTGEGMTPVQRRLIERVLGCPTICEYGCCELGVIAFECPSRGLHLAHENMVFEFLRDGRPALPGETASLLVTNLNSLVSPLVRYELGDLVVPSAKRCDCGRPSPLLESVSGRAHDTIRSPGGSVIHALFFTHLFDELPQVHQFRVVQTRIDRLRVELRSDRTIEVSVRERLERSVRSAMGEGVEIEVVQVDALPVSPNGKTPWIVSEIQA, encoded by the coding sequence ATGTACGAACGAATCGCCAGGAGCTACGTCGATCTGCTCCAACGAGCGCGCGGCTGGGACTACCGCCCGATGCTCGAGACGTTGGAGCGGCTCGACGCGGCTCCGCCCGAGGCCATCGAGGAGTACCGGCGCACGCGCCTGCGCGAGCTGCTGGAGCACTGCGGCCGCAACGTGCCGTTCTGGCGCCGCGAGTTCGCGCGAATCGGCTTCGACCCGACGCGGTTGCGGGACGTATCGGATCTCGCGCCGCTGCCGATCGTGAACAAGCGCGTGCTGCGCGCATCCTACGGCGACTTTCTCGACGAGCGCGGTGCGGGCGCGTGGGACGACTGGGTCACCAGCGGCGCGACCGGCGAACCGTTCGCGTTCCGGCTCGATCGGCAGTCGATCGCGGCGAACACCTTCGCCGCCCTCGCGCGCGGCCGGCGCTGGTGGGGCTTCGACTACGGCGAGCGCGAGGCGATGATCTGGAGCGGAGTGCGGGATGTGACGGGAGCGCTCCAGGGCTCGATCGTGGCGCTGCGGCGCCGCGTCTCGTGGCGGATCAAGAACATCGTGCTGATCGACATCTACTCGCTCGGCGACGAGGCGATCGCGCGCGCCTACCGGCGCCTGCTCCGCTTCCAGCCGCGCCTGATCCGCGCGATCTCGTCGGGGCTGTTCCGCTTCTGCGAGGGGCTCGAGAGGCAGGGGCTCGACGGCACGAGACTCGGCGTGCGGGGCGCGATCTTCACCGGAGAAGGAATGACGCCCGTGCAGCGGCGGCTGATCGAGCGCGTGCTCGGCTGTCCGACGATCTGCGAGTACGGGTGCTGCGAGCTGGGCGTGATCGCGTTCGAATGCCCGAGCCGCGGTCTGCACCTCGCGCACGAGAACATGGTCTTCGAGTTCCTGCGCGACGGACGGCCGGCGCTTCCGGGCGAGACCGCAAGCCTGCTGGTCACCAATCTGAACTCGCTCGTCTCGCCGCTTGTGCGATACGAGCTCGGCGACCTGGTCGTGCCGTCGGCGAAGCGCTGCGACTGCGGGCGCCCCTCCCCGCTGCTCGAATCCGTGAGCGGACGCGCGCACGACACGATTCGCTCACCGGGCGGAAGCGTGATCCACGCGCTGTTCTTCACCCACCTCTTCGACGAGCTGCCGCAGGTGCACCAGTTCCGTGTGGTGCAGACGAGGATCGATCGGCTGCGCGTCGAGCTCCGCTCCGATCGGACGATCGAGGTCTCGGTGCGCGAACGCCTCGAGCGATCGGTTCGGAGCGCGATGGGGGAGGGCGTCGAGATCGAGGTCGTGCAGGTCGACGCGCTTCCCGTGTCACCGAACGGGAAGACGCCGTGGATCGTCTCGGAGATCCAGGCGTGA